The following proteins are encoded in a genomic region of Danio rerio strain Tuebingen ecotype United States chromosome 16, GRCz12tu, whole genome shotgun sequence:
- the LOC141378177 gene encoding uncharacterized protein has translation MEIRSCEPSELPAVDSWFQKCEEVWNAAHNHISHAISRFKEQADRHRRPGPTYSPGQWVWLSTRDLCLKLPCKKLSPRYVGPFQIERQISPVSFRFTLPKHYRISPTFHVSLLKPAVGPVEVDREVASGEQGPPPIMIDGEEVYQIHEILRSRRRGGQLQYLVDWEGYGPEERSWINRKDILDPTLLNEFHLQHPEMPTPRPRGRPRRRDSSHFKSRSLEGGSVTD, from the exons ATGGAAATTAG GTCCTGCGAACCCTCAGAGCTCCCAGCCGTTGATTCCTGGTTCCAGAAATGTGAGGAGGTATGGAACGCAGCTCACAACCACATATCTCATGCCATCAGTAGATTCAAGGAGCAAGCTGATCGTCATCGTCGTCCTGGTCCCACGTACTCCCCAGGACAGTGGGTGTGGCTATCAACCCGAGACCTCTGCCTGAAACTTCCCTGCAAGAAACTCagccccaggtacgtgggtccttttCAAATTGAGAGACAGATTTCTCCTGTATCCTTCCGATTTACCCTACCTAAACACTACCGTATCTCTCCCACATTCCATGTAtccctgctcaagcctgctgttggtccagttgaggtggatagggaggtggcatccggtgaacagggtcccccaCCTATCATGATCGACGGAGAAGAGGTTTACCAGATCCACGAGATCttgagatccagacgccggggcgGACAACTACAGTACCTCGTCgactgggaggggtacggcccggaGGAAAGATCTTGGATCAACCGTAAGGACATTCTCGACCCAACTCTATTGAATGAGTTCCACTTGCAGCATCCGGAAATGCCGACCCCTCGCCCtcgtggaagaccccggcgtcgcGATTCTTCTCACTTCAAGAGCCGTTCGTTggaggggggctctgtcaccgactag